The genomic interval CGAGATCGTGCTTCCGGCGTCGCTGAGCCCCTGCATCGCGATGATGAGGGGGAGCCCGTGCGGGACCCGTGCGCGGCGCTCCGCGTACTCGGCTGAGAAGATCGATTCCGTCACCCCTCCATCCTACGGAGCGGGTGCCGCGATCGGGGCCGCCGGGGTCACGCCCTCAGCGAAACGGCGCATCGGAGCGCGCCCGCGCCGTGCGTCGCGCCGCCCGTCGCGCCGCCCGCCCGCCGGCGGACGCAGGTGTAGGGTGGAATCGGTGCGTCCGCGGACCATCGCGGAACGCGCGCCTCCACATGCGAATATTGCGAACACCGAGGGAGATCCCACTTGGCCGATCAGCAGTTTGACATCGTCGTCCTGGGCGGCGGAAGCGCCGGCTACGCCGCAGCGATTCGCGCGACGCAGTTGGGGTTCAGCGCCGCGGTCATCGAGAAGGGCAAGCTCGGCGGGACCTGCCTGCACCGCGGCTGCGTCCCCACGAAGGCGCTGCTGCACGCGGCGGAGGTGGCGGACGTCGCCCGCGAGGGCGAGACCTACGGGGTCCGCTCCAGCGTGAGCGGCATCGACATCGCCCAGGTGAACCGCTACCGGGAGAATCTCGTCGCGGGCAAGTTCAAGGGGCTCCAGGGGCTCCTGAAGGCGAACGGGATCACCGTGATCGAGGGCGAGGGCAAGCTCGTCGCCGCGAACACCGTCCAGGTCGGCTCGGATCGCATCGTGGGCACGCATGTCGTGCTCGCCACGGGGTCCTACTCCCGCTCGCTGCCCGGCCTCGAGATCTCGGGCCGCGTCATCACGAGCGAGCAGGCCCTGGAGCTTGAGGAGGTGCCCGGCCGCGTCGCGATCCTCGGCGGCGGCGTCATCGGCGTCGAGTTCGCGAGCGTCTGGAAGTCCTTCGGCGCCGAGGTGACCATCATCGAGGGTCTCCCCCACCTCGTGCCGAACGAGGAGGAGTCGGTCTCGAAGCAGCTCGAACGCGCGTTCCGCAAGCGCAAGATCGACTTCAAGCTCGGCGTCCGCTTCCAGTCCGTGACCCAGGACGCCGACAGCGTGACCGTGACCCTCGAGGACGGCACCGTCGTCGAGGCCGACTACCTGCTCGTCGCCGTCGGTCGCGGACCCTCGACGCAGGGCCTCGGATTCGAGGAGGTCGGGGTCGAGATGGATCGCGGCTTCGTCCTCGCGAATGAGCGACTGGCGACGAACGTCCCCGGCGTGTACGCGATCGGCGATATCGTTCCCGGCCTGCAGCTCGCGCATCGCGGCTAC from Leucobacter allii carries:
- the lpdA gene encoding dihydrolipoyl dehydrogenase; translation: MADQQFDIVVLGGGSAGYAAAIRATQLGFSAAVIEKGKLGGTCLHRGCVPTKALLHAAEVADVAREGETYGVRSSVSGIDIAQVNRYRENLVAGKFKGLQGLLKANGITVIEGEGKLVAANTVQVGSDRIVGTHVVLATGSYSRSLPGLEISGRVITSEQALELEEVPGRVAILGGGVIGVEFASVWKSFGAEVTIIEGLPHLVPNEEESVSKQLERAFRKRKIDFKLGVRFQSVTQDADSVTVTLEDGTVVEADYLLVAVGRGPSTQGLGFEEVGVEMDRGFVLANERLATNVPGVYAIGDIVPGLQLAHRGYQQGIFVAEEIAGLNPVVVADANIPKITYCDPEIASVGLTEAKAKEQYGEANVTSYEYNLAGNAKSSILGTAGSVKAVRVNDGPVVGVHMIGARVGELVGEAQLIVNWEAYPEDVAPFVHGHPTQNETIGETMLKLAGKPLHAI